One Elephas maximus indicus isolate mEleMax1 chromosome 16, mEleMax1 primary haplotype, whole genome shotgun sequence DNA window includes the following coding sequences:
- the LOC126059181 gene encoding olfactory receptor 13A1-like has translation MAVGNQTVTMFVLQSFTQDPWLEVALFCLFFTLFTVALGGNSLIIAAICCSSSLHIPMYFFLVNLAVLDMVCTSSILPKVLQSLIADSTISFRGCLSQMFFFTWSLSSELLLFTAMAYDRYLAICRPLHYGALMSGRACVVLAAFVWVTGVFNASLLTGLVLRLKFCGPNVIAHFFCEIPPVLLLSCSPTFLNDVMTITADMFLSGLNFTLTMVSYSCIIASILSIRSAKGKRRAFSTCSSHLVVVTLYYSTVLYTYVLPALGSTGLLDKAVAVLYTTVTPTLNPLIYTLRNKEFKAALKKLFPCSPK, from the coding sequence ATGGCTGTGGGGAACCAGACAGTGACTATGTTTGTCCTACAGAGCTTCACCCAGGACCCCTGGCTTGAGGTGGCCCTCTTCTGCCTCTTCTTCACCCTGTTCACAGTGGCCTTGGGGGGAAATAGCCTGATCATTGCAGCCATTTGCTGCAGCTCCAGTCTGCACATTCCCATGTACTTCTTCTTAGTCAACCTGGCTGTGCTGGACATGGTCTGCACCTCGTCCATCCTGCCCAAGGTACTGCAGAGCCTGATTGCAGACAGCACCATCTCCTTCAGAGGCTGCCTCAGCCAGATGTTCTTCTTCACCTGGTCACTGAGCTCTGAGCTGCTACTCTTCactgccatggcctatgaccgttacCTGGCCATCTGTCGGCCGCTGCACTATGGCGCACTCATGAGTGGCAGGGCCTGTGTGGTCCTGGCAGCCTTCGTGTGGGTCACTGGTGTGTTCAACGCCTCCCTGCTGACCGGCCTGGTCCTGCGGCTGAAATTCTGTGGCCCCAACGTCATTGCACACTTCTTCTGCGAGATCCCACCTGTGCTGCTCCTGTCCTGTAGCCCGACCTTCCTTAATGATGTCATGACCATCACTGCAGACATGTTCCTGTCAGGCCTGAACTTCACGTTGACCATGGTGTCCTACAGTTGCATCATTGCCAGCATCCTGAGCATCCGCTCAGCCAAGGGCAAGCGCCGTGCCTTCTCTACCTGCTCCTCCCACCTCGTTGTGGTCACCTTGTACTACTCCACTGTGCTCTACACCTATGTCTTGCCAGCCCTTGGCTCCACTGGGCTCCTGGACAAGGCTGTTGCTGTCCTATACACCACTGTGACACCCACGTTGAACCCCCTTATCTACACCCTGAGAAACAAGGAGTTTAAAGCAGCCCTTAAGAAACTCTTCCCTTGTTCCCCTAAATGA